One Diabrotica virgifera virgifera chromosome 3, PGI_DIABVI_V3a genomic window carries:
- the LOC126881239 gene encoding uncharacterized protein LOC126881239 isoform X2: MEIKQETSEKTFKIEIDNETSVHPLNAFKIEIKEEPKREGSYQEFNYLDFKEFPVKTKAEQEQDEYKLTLLEEKQTTNEEKRKPIKELKELPIGKPFPMHSAKVVNGQFGETVLLDLGLEVVFLPPRVTEVYQPAINTLCGEKYCLIFEGEVDVRKARPLLSFRITEN, encoded by the exons ATGGAAATAAAACAAGAAACTAGTGAGAAAACTTTTAAAATAGAAATAGATAATGAAACAAGTGTTCATCCTTTGAATGCCTTCAAAATAGAAATTAAGGAAGAACCTAAAAGAGAAGGTTCATACCAGGAATTTAATTATTTAGATTTTAAAGAGTTTCCTGTAAAGACTAAAGCAGAACAAGAACAAGATGAATATAAATTGACTCTACTTGAAGAAAAGCAAACAACAAATGAAGAAA AAAGGAAACCCATTAAGGAGCTAAAAGAACTACCAATAGGGAAACCATTTCCCATGCACTCAGCAAAAGTGGTCAACGGGCAATTTGGAGAAACAGTTCTCCTTGATTTGGGGCTGGAAGTAGTTTTTCTGCCTCCACGGGTGACCGAAGTATACCAACCTGCCATAAACACGCTGTGCGGAGAAAAATACTGCCTAATATTTGAAGGGGAAGTGGATGTGAGAAAGGCAAGACCCCTATTATCATTTAGGATAACGGAAAATTAA